One region of Dokdonia sp. 4H-3-7-5 genomic DNA includes:
- a CDS encoding alpha-amylase family glycosyl hydrolase, producing the protein MKKHLLRVFVIVTMLCSCEFNTPDETPAFAKALSNTSFQFDETMEESGVIYEVNIRQYSPEGTFTSFTKDIPVLKDLGINVLWVMPIFPISETNRKGSLGSYYAVSDFREVNPEFGTLQDVDNMIKVAHEHGIAVVLDWVPNHTGWNHTWITKHPEWYTQNDKGEIVDPIDPATGKSWGWTDVADLNYDNQAMRDEMIADLSYWVQEHDVDGFRMDVAHKVPVPFFKRAIDSLEQIKSPLFMLAEAEQEDLMANGFDIHYAWQMHHLLNEIAKEEKSVEDFWTLLAQYDQTLAQDDMNMYFVTNHDENSWAGTLGKRMPDNKEIFTTLTYMLPGMPLIYSGQEYDLDKRLQFFEKDSIPKEKGSYFELLKKLGELKNNRKSLHGGKTKASLIKLEASNPEILTFGREKEGDQLLFIGNFSSTSINTKMPLSGVFVNVLTGEDVAISETQEIPLKAWEFYILSPKTHLNFDTRVIPNTVNE; encoded by the coding sequence ATGAAAAAGCACCTTTTGCGTGTATTTGTTATTGTAACAATGCTATGTTCTTGTGAATTCAATACTCCAGATGAAACTCCCGCTTTCGCGAAAGCGTTATCAAACACCTCTTTCCAGTTTGATGAAACTATGGAAGAGTCTGGGGTTATTTATGAAGTGAATATAAGGCAGTATTCCCCCGAAGGAACTTTTACATCTTTTACAAAAGATATACCTGTATTAAAGGATCTTGGGATCAATGTACTCTGGGTGATGCCTATTTTTCCTATTTCTGAAACTAATAGAAAGGGAAGCTTGGGGAGCTATTATGCAGTTTCAGATTTTAGAGAAGTGAATCCTGAGTTTGGGACTTTGCAAGATGTGGATAATATGATTAAGGTTGCTCATGAACATGGAATAGCGGTTGTGCTTGACTGGGTGCCTAATCATACGGGATGGAATCACACGTGGATTACAAAGCACCCAGAATGGTATACTCAAAATGATAAAGGAGAAATTGTTGATCCTATAGATCCAGCAACCGGGAAATCGTGGGGATGGACTGATGTGGCAGATCTTAATTATGATAATCAAGCGATGCGCGATGAGATGATTGCAGATTTATCTTACTGGGTACAAGAACATGACGTAGATGGTTTTAGAATGGATGTTGCTCATAAAGTGCCAGTACCATTTTTCAAGAGAGCAATAGATTCTCTTGAGCAAATAAAGTCACCGCTCTTTATGCTGGCAGAAGCAGAGCAAGAGGATCTTATGGCAAATGGTTTTGATATACACTACGCCTGGCAGATGCATCATTTACTTAATGAAATAGCCAAAGAAGAAAAAAGTGTAGAGGACTTCTGGACACTACTCGCGCAGTATGATCAAACGCTAGCTCAAGATGATATGAATATGTACTTTGTTACAAATCATGACGAAAATAGCTGGGCAGGAACGTTAGGTAAGCGCATGCCAGACAATAAAGAGATCTTTACCACACTTACCTATATGTTGCCTGGCATGCCTCTCATATATAGTGGGCAAGAATATGATCTGGATAAAAGATTACAGTTTTTTGAAAAGGACAGTATTCCAAAGGAGAAAGGAAGTTACTTTGAATTGCTTAAAAAATTAGGAGAGTTAAAGAATAATCGTAAATCTCTACACGGCGGAAAAACTAAAGCCTCTCTTATTAAATTAGAAGCTAGCAATCCTGAGATACTTACCTTTGGCAGAGAGAAAGAAGGCGATCAGCTTTTGTTTATAGGTAACTTTTCTAGTACATCAATAAACACTAAAATGCCGCTGTCTGGAGTTTTTGTCAATGTGCTCACTGGTGAAGATGTAGCTATAAGCGAGACACAAGAAATTCCATTAAAGGCTTGGGAGTTTTATATTCTGAGCCCTAAAACTCATCTTAATTTTGATACTCGTGTCATACCAAATACTGTAAATGAATAA
- a CDS encoding mevalonate kinase — translation MKGPLFYSKILLFGEYGIIKDSKGLAIPYNFYNGALKIEENPSDEAIASNGHLARFVIYLKNLQTEQPELVSFDIDQMQEDVDAGMYFDSSIPQGYGVGSSGALVAAIYDKYAVDKITVLENLTREKLLNLKQIFGGMESFFHGKSSGLDPLNSYLSLPILINSKDHIEAAGIPSQAQTGTGAVFLLDSGIVGETAPMVNIFMESMKQDGFRAMLKDQFVKHTDACVDDFLKGDVKSLFGNVKQLSKVVLSNFKPMIPAKFHELWKQGIDTNDYYLKLCGSGGGGYMLGFTEDLEKAQQALKGHKLEVVYTF, via the coding sequence ATGAAAGGTCCACTTTTTTATTCAAAAATTTTATTGTTCGGCGAGTATGGAATCATAAAAGATTCCAAAGGTCTTGCTATTCCTTATAACTTCTATAATGGAGCCCTTAAAATAGAAGAGAACCCTAGTGATGAAGCGATTGCATCAAACGGGCATCTTGCACGTTTTGTTATTTACTTAAAGAACTTACAAACTGAGCAGCCGGAGCTTGTTTCATTTGATATTGATCAAATGCAAGAAGATGTAGATGCAGGAATGTACTTTGACTCTAGTATACCTCAAGGTTACGGAGTGGGAAGTAGTGGTGCGCTAGTAGCTGCTATTTATGATAAATATGCAGTAGATAAAATTACAGTGTTAGAAAATCTTACACGCGAGAAGTTGCTTAATTTGAAGCAAATCTTTGGAGGTATGGAGTCTTTCTTTCATGGTAAATCTTCTGGCTTAGATCCTCTTAATAGTTATTTAAGCCTTCCTATTCTTATCAATAGTAAAGATCATATTGAAGCAGCTGGGATTCCTTCTCAAGCACAAACAGGTACAGGTGCTGTATTCTTATTAGATAGTGGTATTGTAGGTGAGACTGCTCCTATGGTAAACATTTTTATGGAGAGTATGAAGCAAGATGGTTTTAGAGCGATGCTTAAAGATCAGTTTGTGAAACATACAGATGCTTGTGTAGATGATTTTTTAAAGGGAGACGTAAAGTCACTCTTTGGCAATGTGAAGCAATTATCTAAAGTGGTGCTTAGCAATTTTAAACCTATGATTCCTGCAAAATTTCATGAGCTATGGAAGCAAGGAATAGATACTAATGATTACTACTTGAAGCTTTGTGGTTCAGGAGGTGGTGGTTACATGCTTGGCTTTACCGAAGACTTAGAAAAGGCACAACAAGCTCTTAAAGGACACAAGCTAGAAGTGGTTTACACCTTCTAA
- a CDS encoding TspO/MBR family protein yields MDKDLLIRIVLSIIICLLVGTIGALATQSSIDTWYVGLMKPSWSPPNWIFAPVWIILYIMMGIAAGIVWNRGFYHKWVKVALYHFGFQLILNGLWSIIFFGLEQPFFALLTICGLFILVILTIKWFKVVDRWSAALLIPYILWLAFATALNFEIWRLN; encoded by the coding sequence ATGGACAAAGATTTATTAATTCGCATTGTTCTGAGTATAATCATTTGCCTTCTTGTAGGCACTATAGGTGCTCTAGCAACCCAAAGCAGTATAGATACGTGGTATGTAGGTCTTATGAAACCTAGCTGGAGTCCGCCTAACTGGATTTTTGCACCCGTATGGATTATACTTTATATCATGATGGGTATAGCCGCCGGTATTGTATGGAATAGAGGTTTTTATCATAAGTGGGTAAAAGTAGCTTTATACCATTTTGGTTTTCAGCTTATACTTAATGGATTGTGGAGCATCATATTCTTTGGACTAGAACAACCCTTCTTTGCACTACTCACCATTTGCGGCCTTTTTATCTTAGTCATATTAACGATAAAATGGTTTAAAGTTGTAGACAGATGGAGCGCAGCATTACTTATTCCTTATATATTATGGCTTGCCTTTGCAACGGCTCTTAATTTTGAAATCTGGCGTCTTAACTAG
- a CDS encoding RagB/SusD family nutrient uptake outer membrane protein, whose amino-acid sequence MKRNINLLRTTRFMVGAFMIAATITSCTDLELEETDSVISDASFAGVTEPASFLDGVFGQLYGQIGTQSNIFALSEVTTDAALIPTRGADWGDNGAWRQLHQHNWPVNQRDIEATFQEFNSIHFKAAQVLSELTTAATAEDRGNALFLRAMGMWVILDNFAQIPVRDPAAPLFDDVVVLRGQEAVDQIVSDLNEAIDVLPAGGPGAGSGEFSAHIRPTKAAARFLLAKVLLNKHIYLETSPDNADMQQVVSLVDQIAGENYGIESGYFNIFRPESDNESILVGTAATEARVFNGLHYNSSNVRGGGWNGFSTLAEYYDLFEGDPNINVAGSGQEERRGFVPTMGTPFTGEDGTEDVLTHPLPANTDQGPDGFTDGSAVGVGFLIGQQYGDTGVALEARNGGGPLEFTRDFTDGNGDINLINNNEKTGIRVTKYNISYDQGRNRNHLIVFRYSDAHLMKAEAIHRSGGDATAMINELRLIRNATPLGAVTDQDILDERGRELYAELWRRNDLVRFGQFTKDWQLKDPAYVGDDTRNKFPIPASQLILNPNLTQNPGY is encoded by the coding sequence ATGAAACGAAACATTAATTTATTGCGCACTACACGATTTATGGTAGGTGCATTCATGATTGCTGCTACGATTACATCATGTACTGATCTCGAACTAGAAGAAACCGACTCTGTCATTTCTGACGCAAGTTTTGCCGGAGTAACAGAGCCTGCTTCATTTTTGGATGGTGTGTTTGGCCAACTTTATGGTCAAATAGGAACTCAAAGTAATATTTTCGCTTTAAGTGAAGTTACTACTGATGCAGCATTGATACCTACACGTGGAGCTGACTGGGGGGATAATGGTGCTTGGAGACAATTACACCAACACAACTGGCCAGTTAACCAAAGAGATATCGAGGCTACTTTTCAAGAGTTCAACTCTATTCATTTCAAAGCCGCGCAGGTTTTATCAGAACTAACGACCGCAGCTACTGCAGAAGACCGTGGGAATGCACTATTCTTAAGAGCGATGGGAATGTGGGTAATACTTGATAATTTTGCTCAAATACCTGTAAGAGATCCTGCTGCTCCACTTTTTGATGACGTAGTAGTTTTGAGAGGTCAAGAAGCCGTAGACCAAATTGTTTCTGACTTGAATGAAGCGATTGACGTTCTTCCTGCTGGAGGACCGGGTGCTGGGAGTGGAGAATTTTCTGCTCACATTCGCCCAACTAAAGCTGCTGCGAGATTTTTACTCGCAAAAGTTTTATTGAATAAACATATCTATTTAGAAACTTCACCTGATAATGCAGACATGCAACAAGTTGTAAGCTTAGTAGATCAGATTGCCGGAGAAAACTATGGAATCGAATCTGGATACTTTAATATCTTTCGACCAGAATCTGACAATGAGAGTATTTTAGTTGGAACAGCCGCTACAGAAGCTCGTGTTTTTAATGGTCTTCACTATAATAGCTCTAATGTTCGTGGTGGTGGATGGAATGGTTTTTCTACACTAGCAGAATATTACGACCTATTTGAAGGCGATCCTAATATAAACGTTGCAGGAAGCGGTCAAGAAGAAAGAAGAGGATTTGTACCTACTATGGGTACTCCATTTACTGGTGAGGATGGAACAGAAGATGTTCTCACACACCCTTTACCTGCAAATACTGATCAAGGTCCTGATGGATTTACAGATGGATCAGCGGTTGGAGTAGGATTTCTTATAGGTCAACAATATGGTGATACTGGCGTAGCTCTTGAAGCACGTAATGGTGGAGGGCCTCTGGAGTTTACAAGAGACTTTACAGATGGTAATGGCGATATTAACCTCATTAACAACAACGAGAAAACTGGAATTCGAGTAACTAAGTACAATATTTCTTATGATCAAGGAAGAAATAGAAATCACTTAATAGTATTCAGATATTCTGATGCTCACTTGATGAAAGCAGAAGCAATCCACAGATCTGGCGGAGATGCAACAGCAATGATCAATGAGTTACGTCTAATACGTAATGCCACTCCATTAGGTGCTGTTACAGATCAAGATATTCTAGATGAAAGAGGTCGTGAATTATATGCTGAATTATGGAGACGTAATGACCTTGTAAGATTTGGTCAATTTACCAAAGATTGGCAACTTAAAGATCCGGCATATGTAGGTGATGATACGAGAAATAAATTTCCGATCCCTGCATCACAGTTAATTTTGAACCCAAACTTAACGCAAAATCCAGGATACTAA
- a CDS encoding diphosphomevalonate/mevalonate 3,5-bisphosphate decarboxylase family protein, with amino-acid sequence MTESDFIPSGDYNVLPAGSVSYQSPSNIALVKYWGKYGEQLPQNPSISFTLSNCHTTTTLSYKKNSNFSGEIPFEIFLDGEAAPDFKPKITKFFKRIAIYMPFVKEYEYKIETSNSFPHSSGIASSASGMSALALCLMEMERGMEGAMTDAFFNEKASFLARLGSGSACRSIEGPLVVWGKHAEIEGSTNFYGTSYEGEIHEKFHNYQDTILLVDKGEKQVSSTVGHDLMHGHAFAKARFTQAHENLSSLMQVFKQGDVDQFIKIVESEALTLHAMMMTSHPYFILMKPKTLEIINEIWAYRNETGSKICFTLDAGANVHVLYPENEKESVQKFIASELSKFCQNNHYIDDCVGNGAKKL; translated from the coding sequence ATGACCGAAAGCGATTTTATACCCTCTGGTGATTACAATGTTTTACCTGCAGGATCTGTAAGTTATCAATCTCCTAGTAATATAGCCCTTGTTAAATATTGGGGTAAATATGGTGAGCAGTTACCTCAAAATCCAAGCATAAGTTTTACCTTATCTAACTGCCATACAACAACTACGCTGTCTTACAAAAAGAATAGTAATTTTTCTGGCGAGATTCCTTTTGAAATCTTTTTAGATGGAGAAGCAGCGCCAGACTTCAAGCCGAAAATCACCAAATTCTTCAAGCGTATAGCTATTTATATGCCTTTTGTAAAGGAGTATGAATATAAAATTGAGACGTCTAACTCTTTTCCTCATAGCTCTGGTATTGCGAGTTCTGCATCTGGTATGAGTGCGCTTGCTCTCTGTCTTATGGAAATGGAGCGAGGTATGGAGGGGGCAATGACAGATGCTTTCTTTAATGAGAAGGCAAGTTTTCTTGCTAGATTAGGTTCTGGAAGCGCATGTAGAAGTATTGAGGGGCCTCTCGTGGTTTGGGGTAAGCATGCAGAGATAGAAGGGAGTACAAACTTTTATGGAACATCTTATGAAGGAGAAATTCATGAGAAATTCCACAATTATCAAGATACCATATTGCTAGTAGATAAAGGTGAGAAGCAAGTGAGTAGTACTGTAGGGCATGATTTAATGCATGGTCACGCTTTCGCGAAAGCGAGATTTACCCAAGCACATGAAAACTTATCAAGCTTGATGCAAGTTTTTAAGCAAGGTGATGTAGATCAGTTCATAAAAATCGTGGAAAGTGAGGCACTCACACTGCATGCTATGATGATGACGAGTCATCCATACTTTATCTTGATGAAGCCTAAAACACTCGAGATAATAAATGAAATCTGGGCTTACCGTAATGAAACAGGTTCAAAAATTTGCTTTACACTTGATGCTGGAGCAAATGTTCATGTGTTATATCCGGAAAATGAAAAGGAGTCTGTTCAGAAATTTATAGCTAGCGAACTTTCAAAATTTTGCCAAAACAACCACTATATTGATGATTGTGTGGGTAATGGAGCAAAAAAACTGTAA
- a CDS encoding NAD(P)/FAD-dependent oxidoreductase — translation MNKFDVLIVGGGAAGFFTAINIAEKKPTLKIAILERGKEVLTKVRISGGGRCNVTHAEFIPKELSKKYPRGQKELLGPFHTFMTGDTIAWFEERGVEFKIEEDGRMFPVTDSSSTIVDCFIKEAHKYKIEVLTNHSVQDVGFDSAFAKARISNENPFYVKTNKGDFTCNHLVMTTGSNPKMWSLLQKLGHSITDAVPSLFTFNIKDEKIEGLMGLATNVTVKVLGTKQKSEGALLITHWGMSGPAILKLSAWGARELADLKYQFEIQVNWLQFLTQEDALDELLELKLQHAKQSPFTYAQLELPKRLWHNLLIASGIQQAIKWAELTKAQLQSLSRELTQSRFRVSGKSTFKEEFVTAGGVNLKEVNFKTFESKKVPNLYLAGEVLNIDAITGGFNFQNAWTGGYLAAQAIVE, via the coding sequence ATGAATAAATTTGACGTCCTTATTGTAGGTGGTGGTGCCGCTGGGTTTTTTACTGCAATTAACATAGCAGAAAAAAAGCCGACACTCAAAATTGCTATTCTAGAGAGAGGAAAAGAGGTGCTTACTAAAGTGAGAATTTCTGGTGGTGGGAGATGTAACGTCACGCATGCAGAGTTTATACCAAAAGAACTTTCGAAAAAATACCCTAGAGGACAGAAAGAATTATTAGGGCCTTTCCACACTTTTATGACTGGTGATACTATCGCTTGGTTTGAAGAGCGAGGTGTCGAATTTAAAATTGAGGAAGATGGGAGAATGTTTCCAGTAACTGACTCTTCATCTACCATTGTAGATTGTTTTATAAAGGAAGCTCATAAGTACAAAATTGAAGTGCTTACTAATCATTCTGTGCAAGATGTTGGTTTTGATTCCGCTTTCGCGAAAGCGAGAATTTCAAATGAAAATCCGTTTTATGTAAAGACTAATAAAGGGGATTTTACATGCAATCACCTAGTGATGACTACTGGAAGTAATCCTAAAATGTGGTCATTATTGCAAAAGCTAGGTCACTCTATCACAGATGCAGTACCATCACTTTTTACATTTAATATTAAAGATGAAAAGATAGAGGGTCTTATGGGGCTGGCAACTAATGTCACTGTAAAGGTGCTAGGAACCAAACAAAAATCTGAAGGGGCTTTACTCATTACCCACTGGGGAATGAGCGGTCCAGCCATTTTAAAACTCTCTGCTTGGGGAGCAAGAGAACTTGCCGATTTAAAATATCAGTTTGAGATTCAAGTAAACTGGCTACAGTTTCTTACACAAGAAGATGCTTTAGATGAGCTTTTAGAGCTCAAGCTGCAACACGCAAAACAGTCTCCATTTACCTATGCACAACTTGAGTTGCCTAAGCGTTTATGGCATAATTTATTAATTGCCTCAGGGATTCAGCAAGCTATTAAGTGGGCAGAACTCACGAAGGCGCAATTACAGTCTTTAAGCCGAGAGCTCACGCAATCTCGTTTTCGCGTAAGCGGGAAAAGTACTTTTAAAGAAGAGTTTGTAACTGCGGGAGGTGTCAACTTAAAAGAGGTGAATTTTAAAACCTTTGAAAGCAAAAAAGTACCAAATCTTTATCTAGCAGGTGAGGTGCTCAATATAGATGCAATTACAGGTGGTTTTAATTTTCAAAATGCATGGACGGGAGGCTATCTTGCTGCTCAGGCAATTGTAGAATAA
- a CDS encoding SusC/RagA family TonB-linked outer membrane protein, which translates to MKKVILKSMLLFVAILFVGIAQAQTVTGTVTEENGPLPGANVIVKGTSNGATTDFDGNYSLNNVPNDATLVFSYVGYATQEVAVGGRSTINIALASDNALDEVVLIGYGSTTIKDATGSVAAVTSEEFNQGVIQSPEELIQGKTAGVQISQSSGEPGAGISINIRGNNSIRSGNNPLFVVDGIPLAGGGAPSNGVGGVGSASGGNPLSFLNPNDIESISILKDASATAIYGSRGANGVIIIQTKGGRGSSDGVWEINSSVSQSKALNQYDLLGREEFLAGATALGGQPLDLGADSDWQDFYTRTSYSRNTDISYSKSYTGGNVRASIGYGNTFGIVENSDQERLSGRLNFSQRFFDDKLTVTGTGSISRVNRQLAPLDQSAGSTGDLIGAALTTNPTFPIDPNFAFEGNLLNPANLLANYLAESQSDRALINLSADYAFTDEFSAKVTVGYDDVSSQTISAFSSNVAGLNDVSGIGRGAYNTLEQQNSLLEATLNYKKTYGNIEVDVLGGFSYQEFARNGIFAQGAGFSSDNLDTIHGQLEDQFGLTANSIEGGYQAFGYGVDGTFLSRVFPELETGLTLPDTFQRLIPAYTAGIFDNTDELQSYFVRANISISDKYLFTGTFRADGSSTFGEEERYGYFPSGAFAWKLDQEDFVGDNISTLKLRVGAGIVGSQEGLGYGLFTQREGVLGGGIGFDLRVLANGAPGTQILGDANPFLKWEETTDFNVGLDFGFNDDRLNGSFNLYRKETNDLLLATELAAPSNGGTVFRNLNDGVVVNQGVELALSYAFVDTEDFGFNANFNIGYNKNEVKETVFTIPTGAVRGNGLTNAFAQQLQAGQPLFSYFMAEFTGFDGEGFPTYRDINGDGVGDPDSDKFFVGENAIPAISSGLSLSARYKNFDLSTYFNGQFGFSVYNASANAFFNASALSIGKNVIQDVANSPEDGASTVAVSTRFLEKGDFVRLQSASLGYNFPLSGEGFFDSLRFSLTGQNLFLITSYSGLDPEISANTGSLNASNIPSAGIDYSSYPRPRTFTLGVNARF; encoded by the coding sequence ATGAAGAAAGTAATACTTAAAAGTATGCTCTTGTTTGTTGCAATTCTCTTTGTAGGAATTGCCCAAGCTCAGACGGTGACTGGAACAGTTACTGAGGAGAATGGCCCACTACCGGGAGCAAATGTTATTGTAAAGGGTACATCAAACGGTGCAACTACCGATTTTGATGGAAACTACAGTCTTAACAACGTACCAAACGATGCAACACTCGTTTTTAGTTACGTAGGTTATGCTACTCAAGAAGTAGCTGTAGGTGGAAGAAGCACAATTAATATTGCTCTTGCTTCAGATAATGCACTTGATGAAGTAGTACTTATCGGTTACGGATCAACAACTATAAAAGATGCTACGGGATCTGTTGCCGCTGTAACTTCTGAGGAGTTCAACCAAGGTGTTATCCAATCACCAGAAGAACTTATTCAAGGTAAAACTGCAGGTGTACAGATATCTCAATCTTCTGGAGAACCAGGAGCAGGGATTTCTATAAACATACGTGGTAACAACTCTATCCGTTCAGGTAACAACCCACTATTTGTAGTAGATGGTATACCTCTAGCTGGAGGTGGAGCACCTTCAAATGGTGTAGGTGGTGTAGGTTCTGCTAGTGGAGGTAATCCATTAAGTTTCTTAAACCCTAACGATATTGAAAGTATTTCTATTCTTAAAGATGCTTCAGCTACTGCAATTTACGGGTCTCGTGGTGCAAATGGTGTAATCATAATACAAACTAAAGGTGGACGTGGATCTTCTGATGGTGTATGGGAGATTAACTCTTCTGTAAGTCAATCTAAAGCCCTTAATCAGTATGATCTTCTTGGACGAGAAGAGTTTCTTGCTGGTGCAACTGCACTTGGAGGACAACCTCTAGATCTTGGTGCAGATTCTGACTGGCAAGACTTTTATACACGTACTTCTTACTCAAGAAATACAGATATAAGTTATTCAAAAAGCTACACAGGAGGTAATGTCCGTGCTTCTATAGGTTATGGTAATACTTTTGGAATTGTTGAAAATTCAGATCAAGAACGTCTTTCTGGTAGATTAAACTTTAGCCAGCGATTTTTTGATGATAAATTAACAGTTACTGGTACAGGAAGTATCTCGCGCGTAAACAGACAACTTGCTCCTCTAGATCAAAGTGCAGGGTCAACAGGTGACCTTATTGGTGCAGCGTTAACTACAAACCCTACCTTCCCTATAGATCCAAATTTTGCATTTGAAGGGAATTTATTGAACCCTGCAAACTTACTTGCAAATTACTTAGCAGAGTCTCAAAGTGATCGTGCCCTAATAAATCTTTCTGCCGATTATGCCTTTACAGATGAATTCAGTGCAAAAGTGACGGTAGGTTATGATGACGTAAGTTCTCAAACAATAAGTGCTTTCTCTTCTAACGTGGCAGGACTAAATGATGTTAGTGGAATAGGTAGAGGCGCTTACAATACACTAGAACAGCAAAACTCACTTCTTGAAGCTACTCTTAATTACAAGAAAACATATGGAAATATTGAAGTAGATGTATTAGGGGGTTTTTCTTATCAAGAATTTGCACGTAATGGAATATTTGCTCAAGGTGCAGGATTTTCTTCTGATAACCTAGATACAATTCATGGACAACTAGAAGATCAATTTGGTCTTACAGCAAATAGTATTGAAGGAGGATACCAAGCTTTTGGTTACGGTGTAGATGGAACTTTTCTTAGTAGAGTTTTTCCAGAATTAGAAACTGGTCTTACATTACCAGATACTTTTCAACGCTTAATCCCAGCTTACACGGCTGGAATTTTTGACAACACAGATGAGTTACAGTCTTACTTTGTAAGAGCTAACATATCAATTTCAGACAAATATTTATTTACTGGAACTTTTAGAGCAGACGGTTCTTCTACTTTTGGAGAAGAAGAACGCTATGGTTACTTCCCTTCTGGTGCATTTGCATGGAAGCTAGATCAAGAAGACTTTGTTGGTGATAATATTTCTACGCTTAAGCTTAGAGTGGGAGCTGGTATCGTTGGATCTCAAGAAGGACTTGGTTACGGATTATTCACACAAAGAGAAGGTGTGTTAGGCGGAGGAATAGGGTTTGATTTAAGAGTACTTGCAAACGGTGCTCCAGGTACTCAAATCTTAGGAGATGCAAACCCTTTCTTAAAATGGGAAGAAACTACAGATTTTAACGTAGGTCTTGATTTTGGTTTTAATGACGATCGCCTAAATGGGTCATTTAACTTATACAGAAAAGAAACAAATGATTTGCTACTAGCAACTGAACTTGCTGCTCCATCAAATGGAGGAACAGTATTCAGAAACTTAAATGATGGTGTAGTTGTAAACCAAGGTGTGGAACTCGCCCTTAGCTATGCTTTCGTGGACACAGAAGATTTTGGTTTTAATGCTAATTTCAACATTGGATACAATAAAAATGAGGTAAAAGAAACTGTCTTTACGATACCAACAGGTGCCGTACGTGGTAATGGACTTACGAACGCTTTTGCTCAGCAGTTACAAGCAGGACAACCATTATTCTCCTACTTTATGGCTGAGTTTACAGGATTTGACGGCGAAGGCTTCCCTACGTATCGTGATATTAATGGTGATGGTGTAGGTGATCCAGATTCTGATAAATTCTTCGTAGGCGAAAACGCAATTCCAGCGATAAGCAGTGGTCTTTCATTAAGTGCTCGCTACAAGAATTTTGACTTATCTACTTATTTCAATGGTCAGTTTGGCTTCTCTGTATACAACGCATCAGCAAATGCCTTCTTTAACGCTAGTGCACTATCTATTGGAAAGAATGTTATTCAAGATGTTGCTAACAGTCCGGAAGATGGAGCATCAACTGTTGCAGTATCGACAAGATTTTTAGAAAAAGGAGATTTCGTAAGACTTCAGTCTGCGTCATTAGGTTATAACTTTCCATTAAGTGGAGAAGGATTTTTTGACTCTTTAAGATTTTCTCTAACAGGTCAAAACCTTTTCTTAATTACTAGTTATAGTGGGTTAGATCCTGAGATTTCAGCAAATACTGGATCTTTAAATGCGTCTAACATACCATCTGCTGGTATTGATTACTCATCATATCCAAGACCTCGCACTTTCACACTTGGTGTGAATGCAAGATTTTAA